Genomic segment of Pontibacter liquoris:
ACATGCAGGGCCAGTTGCCCGTTCTGATACGTATGCGTTACTTTTAGCTCCGGATGGCCGGGCTTGGCGAACCACTGGTCGAAGAACCACATCAGGTCGCGGCCTGTCACGTCCTCGAACGCCATGCGCAGTTCGGCTATTTCCACAGCGGTGAATTTGTTGCGCGTCAGGTATAGGTTCAGCGACGCCCACCAGGCATCGTCGCCAACCAGCTTGCGCAGCATGTGCAGCACACGTCCTCCTTTGGCGTAGGAGTGGCTGTCGAACATGTCTTCGCGGTCTTTGTAGTAGTAGCGGATCAGGGGTTCGCGTTTTGTCTGCGCCTCGTCCAGGTACTGGTCCAGCTCATCGCGCTGCAGGTAAGCCGCCTCATCGGGGCCGAATTTATGCTCGGCCCACAGGTATTCCGAATAGTTGGCAAACGACTCGTTGAGCGGCAGGTTTGCCCAGGACTCGGTGGTTACATAATCGCCGAACCACTGGTGAAACAGCTCGTGCGCAATAATGCCGTCCCAGTTCTTATCCAGCAGCTCGCGCTCGTTCAGTTGCAGATCTTCCATCAACACCGTGGCCGACGTGTTTTCCATGGCGCCCGACACAAAATCCCGCACCACCACCTGCGCATACTTGGCCCAGGGGTAAGCCACGCCCAGCTTGGTAGAGAAGAACTCCATCATTTCGGAGGTATGGCCGAAGATCTTTTTAGCGGTGCCCTTATAGGCAGGCTCCACATAGTAATTGACTTCTTTGTCGCGCCACTTGTCTTTTACTACTGCAAACTCCCCTATCGCCAGCATAGTTAAGTAGGGCGCAGCAGGCAGCTCCTGCTTCCAGTAATCGGTTTTAGTGCCATCGGCATTTTTGCGGGAGTACACAAAAGCGCCGTTCGACAGGGTCGTAAACTTCGGATCGACAGTAATATAGACATCCTGTGTCATGCGCTCGTTTGGCGAGTCGGTGGTGGGGAACCAGGCCGAGTTTGCTTCCGTTTCGCCCTGGGTCCAGATCTGCTGCGGCTTGTCGGGGTCCTGCTTCAGCGGGTTGATAAAGTATAAGCCCTTGTTTTCGGTAATGGCGGTGCTGCCGCCAGCCGGCAGTTCGTTTGGTTTGGCAGTATAACTAATCTCCACCACATACTTGTCGTTGCGGGTATAGGTCTTGTCGAGGTGGATGGTGAGTTGCTGGCCGTTGTAGTCATACTTGAGGGGCATACCGTCGGTACCTTTCAGCAAACTCACGGCGTGTATATCAAACCCTTTGGCGTCGAGCACCAGGGTATTTTGCGGATAGAACCAGGGCTTGGCCGTGATCTCGGCAGTGCCGTTCAGATATTGTTTCTGCCAGTCGAAGCTAACGCGCAGGGTGGTGTGCAGCAGGTCGTTTTCCAGGGTGCGGCTGGGGTTAAAGGCAAATTTTTTGGGTGCCCAGGCAGGCACGCTGTCAGCCGGGGCGGCTACATGGGTCGTAGTGGCGGCCGGCACCTTGCTGCTTTCACTCACGCCTTTGCTGGCATTGCAGCTTACCAGAAAAGCCATGGTAGCAGCCAGGCTTACAGCACTCAAAAATCTATGATTCATGCGGGATAGTTTTTAATTTTGAGGTCAAGTTCTAAAAATACTCTGAGAAAACCTTTAACTTTAAGGTCTGAACCAACACACGAAAGATGCTCCAGGTAACCACCCCAAACGGTAAAGCATGGCAGGTTGAGCTGCAGAAAGACGCGATCCTGCTGGATGGCACTCCGTTTAACTGGGACATTTCACCTATCGGCCCCCGTACCTTTCATATTTTAAAGGATAATAAGTCCTATACGGCAGAAGTGGTGCAGGCAGACTATCAGGCCAAAACGTTTACTTTTAAAATAAACGGCACCACGCACACCATACGCGTCAAAGATCGTTTTGATTTACTGCTCGACCAACTGGGCATGAGCGATGCCAACATACAGAAGGTGAATGACGTAAAGGCTCCCATGCCGGGCCTTATACTGGAAATAAAAGTGAAACCCGGCCAGGAAGTAAAAAAAGGCGACCCGATCATGATCCTGGAAGCAATGAAGATGGAGAACATCCTCAAATCACCCGGCGACGGCGTTGTGAAGGAAATCAAAGTACAGGTAAGGCAAAACGTGGAAAAAAACCAGGTCCTGATTCTTTTTTAAAGTGTGCGTATAATGAGAGCGGCTGCCACGGTGGCCGTTTTTTGTGTAAACCAGAACCATAACCAATACAATAGATACCGTGAAGTATAAAAGAATTTTGTTAAAGCTAAGCGGCGAGGCGCTAATGGGAGATCAGCAGTATGGCATCGACTCCAACAGGCTGCTCAAGTATGCCGAAGAGATTAAAGAAATTGCGCAAATGGGGGTGCAGGTAGCTGTTGTCATTGGCGGCGGTAACATTTTCAGAGGCGTGCAGGCCGAGCAAGTGGGCCTGGACCGCGTGCAGGGCGATTACATGGGCATGCTGGCTACCGTTATCAATAGTATGGCGCTGCAGAGTGCCATGGAGAAACTGGGCGTTTATACCCGCCTGCTCTCCGGTCTCAACATCCAGCAGGTATGCGAGCCTTACATCCGCCGCCGCGCCGTACGCCACCTCGAGAAAAACCGCGTGGTGATCTTTGGCGCCGGCATTGGCAGCCCATACTTTACCACCGACTCTGCCGCATCGCTGCGTGCTATTGAGATCGAGGCTGACGTGGTATTAAAAGGAACCCGCGTAGACGGCATTTACTCGGCCGACCCGGAGAAAAACCCGGATGCCGAATTCTACTCCAACATCTCGTTCAAAGATGTGTTTGAAAAAGGCCTGAACGTAATGGACATGACCGCCTTTACGCTTTGCAAAGAAAATAACTTACCCATTGTAGTCTTTAACATGAACAAGCCCGGCAACCTGAAGCGCCTGGTAGAAGGCGAGTCGATCGGCACGCTGGTGTCGATGGATGATATTGCCGAAGCCATGGAAGAAACCATGACGAAGTTGCAGCAGGAAGAGGCCAATCAGAAATCCGGCAATTTTTAATACTTTTGCACAAACCATACTTATTAGTTTTATCAGAATCCTATTAAGCTACAATTGATATGACGGAAGAAATTCAGTTTTACCTGAGCGAAGCAGAAGAGTCGATGCAGAAAGCGGTGCAGCATACGGGCAGCGAGTTGATCAAGATCCGCGCCGGCAAGGCCTCGCCTGCCATGGTAGAAGACCTGCGCGTGGATTATTACGGCACGCCAACGCCCATCTCGCAGGTAGCCAACGTAATGACGCCAGACGCCCGCACGCTGCTCATCAAGCCCTGGGAAAAAAACATGCTGGGCGAGATAAACAAAGCCATCAAAAACAGCGACCTGAACCTGAACCCGCAGCAAGAGGCTGATGCCATCCGCCTGAACATTCCGGCCCTGACCGAGGAGCGCCGCCGCGACCTGGTAAAGCAGGTGAAAAACGAAACGGAAGCCGGCAAGATCAGCATCCGCAACATCCGCAAAGATGTGAACGACTCGCTGCGCAAGCTCCAGAAAGAAGGTACCGCCGAAGATGCCGTGCGCGATGCCGAAGCCAAGGTGCAGAAAATGACCGATTCCTACATTGTGAAGATCGACGAGCTGCTCTCTAAGAAAGAAGCAGAGATCATGACGGTGTAAGTTTAGATGTTAGACATTAGATTTTAGATAAAAAGGAAGCCCTTCTGAGAAATCAGAAGGGCTTCCTTTTTATACTTGTTTATACTTTGCTGCGCCTATACTTGTGCCTGGCTTTAAAACAGGCTGGCATACTTTTCAGGCATCGCGGCCAGGGGCCTGATCTTGATGTCTTTGTAGTATACTTCTGCGGCCTCGCTTTGCAGTTGTAACCTGCCTTTGGTAAGCGGCACCGGCTTGCCATTTTGCATATAACGGGAGTTCTGCAGCACCATCACCACGTGGCCGTTCACAAGATGCAGGCTCTTGCCCTTATAACAGATCAGCTCGATTTCGGTCCATTCGCCTGGCGGGCTTTCATGGTCTTCGCTGCGCAGGCAGAAATTTCCGATATCAGAACCGGCGCCAAGCGGCAGGAAAGGCTGCTTTGGGCTGGCTACGGTATTCATGTCACCTTCCGGAATGTAAGCGCGCACATCGATGGCCGAGGAAGCAATAGGCCAGTAATCGCCCATGTGCCCTTCCATGATCTGGAACTCCTGCCCCAGCATCCAGGAGCGCCAGTAATCTACCCCGCTTTTGCCCTGGGAGTGATACACAATACCGGAGTCCTTTAGTTTTGCTGTGCGGGGTACCCATTTCTTGTTGCCCCATTTCACTTTCAGCTTGAGATGGTAGTTCTCGAAGTCCTGCTTTGTAAAGAGGCACCCGTAAATTTCGCCGCTTATTTTCAGCACCGGCTCCCCGTTTTCTTCTACCATCGAGAATACATTGTTCTCATTTTTGTTGTACCCAATCGGCGCAAGCGCTTTCCCGTCCTTGCCTTTCGGCATTTCGCCTTTGTAGCCATCCTGGTGCCGGTAGCTCAAGTACATCTCCCAGTTCGAAAGGTTTTTGTCGAGCAACGGCGTCCATACTTCTTCCCTGTTAAAGGAGCTCAGACAGAACAGGCAAATTAAAACCGATGCACAGGCTGCCAGCCCCTTCACCATAAAAGATCTGTTTTTCATATGTCAGGTTAAAATGGGTATAACAATGTGCTTGCTGTAGCCGCTAAAAAATGCCCAGAAATTTCTTCTTCTTATAAATTTGCTGCAGGTCCTTTTCAAACAAAGTATAAGGGTCTTGATAGAACCGCATAAAATCAGGCACACTCACCTGTCCGGGAAAAGGGGCATAAAAGTGCGTGGGGCTGCGGGTGTCGTTGCGCCACACCAGCACGTAAGAAAGGTGCAGGTCCTCCCGTTTCATGGTTTGTAAAAGCGTTTTCGTCCACCAGGTCGTATCGGGTATCGACTCCAGGCCGGTTTCGGTGAAAGCCGCCAGCTTGCCGGCTTTCCGGGCGTAATCTGACAGGATCTTCAGCTTCATAGCGGCCGTATCAGTGGCATAACGGTCGCGGCCCATGTCGCCATAGTTATCCATACCCACCATATCAACCCACTCATCGCCCGGGTAGCGCTCCAGGTATTTGGCTTCCGTTCGGAATCTATTATCCGGCGAGTAGGCATAGATAAAATTATGCACATCCAGGCTGTCGCGCAGGTAGGCAACTGTAAAACGCCACAGGGCAATAAACTCCTCGCGCGAGGCATGTGGTTTGCCCCACCAGAACCAGCCGCCGTCAAACTCATGGAAAGGCCGGAAAATGACGGGGGCCAGCGTGCCGTTGGCTCCTTTCAGGGTGTGCGCCCATTCGCCTATGCCGTTCAGGATCTGTTTATACGCCTCGTGGGCTTCTCCACCGGGAATAATGTAACTGACGGCCGGTAACGAAACGGTATCGACCCAGTAAAAGCTACCGCCGGACACCGGGTTGGGAAAATGCCAGGCAGCTGTGGTTACCCCGCCGCGGTTGTAGGTAGCAATCACTGTTTGCCGCACACGCTCCTTGTTCAGGCGCACCTCCTCTGCCGGCCGGCCCGAAAACCCGCTGAAGTCCACCCCGATTACGGCGGGGTGCGAACCGGTTACCGATTTCACATCCGAGCGGTCTTTGTCGCCTGCCCAGCCATGACCATACTCTGTGGCGTGCTGGTGTCCGAACAGGGTGTGATGCTTTGCCAGCTTGCCCAGGTTCTGATACAGGGCTGTGGTTTCGGCAGTGGCACCGGCATCAATTGGTTTTGAAGGAGCACACCCCGCCAGCAACAGGCAGCAGAGCAAGGGCCATCGTAAAATAGGCTTTATTAAAAGTCGGGTATACATCAGGCAGCTATATAGTTATCAGCAATATAGCATGGCTTCCCGGCACTTGCAATCCGGACGGGCGGCCATTTTACGGGCAGCCATACTTGTGCCCGGCATCCAGCGGCGCGGCGCTATCGTTTCTGCTGCGCCGCATTGCCTGGGCCTAGCCTACGCAAATATAAACTGCAGTAAAAAAGAACGCACCTGCGAAACCGTTTCGTGGGTGCGTTCTATTTTATACGATGCTTGTGCCTTGCAGCTGCTGTTTTTTGGGAAAGCTACCGGTACAGTTTATGCACTTTAATGTAGTCGGCTACCTCATCGGGTACCAGGTATTTGATGTCTTTCTCTTCCCGGATACAATTGCGGATAAAGGTAGCAGATATATCAAGTATAGGGGCTTTAACAAAGGTCACGTTGGGCATTTCCGGCAACGCCACGGTAACGGAGCCCGAACGCGGGTAAATATAGACCCGGTGGTATTCGAGGATCCGGTCGGCATTTTTCCACTTTGGGAACAGAGGCAGGTTGTCCTCGCCCATCAGTAACACAAACTCATAGCTTGGATACTTGTCCTGCAGGTAGGTGAGCGTATCGATGGTATAGCTGGGCCGGGGCATGCTGAACTCGATGTTAGACACATTCAGGTTCGGATTATCGGCAATAGCCAAGGTAACCATCTGCAACCTATCGAACTCGTGCAGCAGCGTGTTGCTGGGCTTAAAAGGGTTTTGCGGCGAGACAACCAGCCAAACGGTATCCAGGTCGGTGTTCGTAGCCATGTAATTGGCCAGGATCAGGTGCCCGGTATGGATGGGGTTAAAGGAGCCAAACAGCAGCCCTACTTTCATACAATGGCCGGTTCGGAAGCCAGGAACTCATGCACCAGCTTTTCGGCCTCGGCACAGGCTCTTTCAAGGTTGTCGTTTACGATCACCTTATCGAACTGGTCTTCGAATCCTAACTCAAAATTAGCTTTAAAAACCCGGCTGGAAATACTTGAGGCCGAGTCGGTGTTGCGGGCTGTGAGGCGCTTGGCCAGTTCTTCGATGGAGGGAGGCTTTACGAACACAGCCAGGGCGCGCTCTTTGTAAAAGTGCTTTATACTTAGGCCGCCTTTCACATCCACATCCAGAATCACGTGCTTGCCGCTTTTCCAGATGCGCTCGATCTCGGACTTAAGGGTGCCGTAAAAAGCCCCCTCGTATACTTCCTCCCACTCCACAAACTCATCGTTTGCAATCTTTTGCTTAAAGTCTTCGGGGGTGATAAAGTAATAATCCTTGCCGTTTTCTTCGGTGCGGCCGCGCTTATCGCGGGTGCAGGCCGAAATAGAGAAGCTCAAATGGGGCATGACATTGAGCAGATGCTTTACTATAGTAGTTTTGCCGGCACCGGATGGTGCCGAAAAGATGATGATTTTGCCTTGCATCAGGGGTTATACCGTAGTTTCTTGGATTTTAGCTTTGATCGAGAATGCCAGGCGGTCCGGCACGATCCTGCGCTTTAAGTGGCCGCTGACAAGGCCTTTGAGAAGCTTCTGCTTTTGATGGCTTTCAAAGCAGGGAACACACTCTTCGATGTGCCCGTTGAAAAAGATCTGTTCCTCTGCCGAGGCCTCTCCGTCCACGACGGCGTCCAGCAATTTTATGATCTTCTCACAGTTCGTTTCATGCCCCGACTCTGAGGCACTCTGCTCGTAAGCTTCCGTAAATTTTGATTCCATTACCTCAAACTCTTAAAATTCTTTAATCATTATACCCCATGCTTCTGGCATACTTTTCTAACTTCTCTTTCAAAGAATTTCGGGCGCGGTGCAGGCGGGAACGGACAGTTCCGATCGGAATGTCCAGTATTTTGGCCATCTCCTCATACGTAAACCCTTCCAGGTCACACAGGATGATCACGGTTCTGAAATCGACAGGCAAAGCATTCAGGGCACTGGCCACTTCATCGCCTATCAGATCCTGCACGCTTTCGGTGCGCATATCGGTGGTGGTGGCCACGCCACTTTCCCCTTCTACATCTTCCGAGTTATAATACCCCTCTACCTCGCTGTAGTCAACCTTTGCCGGCTGCTTGCTCTTTTTTCGAAATTCGTTTATGAACGAGTTCTTCAGGATTCGGAACAGCCACGCTTTTGCATTAGTTCCTTGCTCAAAGTAGTCAAAGAAGCGGTAGGCTTTCAGATATGTCTCCTGCACCAGGTCGTTCGCGTCGTCTTCGTCTAGGGTGAGCCTGTAGGCAAAGTTGTACAGAGGGTCCAGCACGGGCAGCAATTCGGCCTCAAACCGTGCATCTTTTTCCTCCTTACTCATTTGTTTCCCTGTTTGATCGCTCATCTATCTGGATTTTGTACTTTAATGAAGTCCGCCATCGCGTATTATACGCAAATATAGAAATTTTAATTACATACCCTGCTTGCCGCCGCAGGGTTGCAGCGGCTTCACGGCAAGCGCATAATTTTTTACTATACCTGCACTATACGCAAAACAGGCGGCCGTGCTATACCTGAGCACGTTAGGCGCAGTTGCTGCCGGCAGCGGTGGCCGATGCAATTATAGCCGGATTTTAAAATTGTATACCGCTTTGTCGTACTTTTGCAGCAACAGCCATTGTGTATATACGTTGCCATGCCCGGAGTTAGCGCCATTATCATCTGTAAAAATGAGGAAAAAAATATAGCTGCGGCTATAGAATCGCTCCTGTGGGCCGACCAAGTACTGGTAATCGACTCGTTCAGCACAGATGCTACGCTGGAAATTGCCGCCCGATACCCGGTAAAAATACAGCAGCATGCCTTCGAGAATTATTCGCGCCAACGCAACTGGGCCTTAGCGCAAGCTACCCACAACTGGGTGCTGATGCTGGATGCCGACGAGCGGATACCAGCCGGGCTGCAGCAGGAATTACAGCAATTGCTCACCGGCTCTCCCACACATGCCGCTTACCGCATTTTCCGCAAAAACTTTTTTATGGGCCAGCGGGTGCGTTTCAGTGGCTGGCGAAACGATGCCGTGGTGCGCCTCTTTGACCGGAGCAGGTGCCAATACTCCGACAAGCA
This window contains:
- a CDS encoding M1 family aminopeptidase; the encoded protein is MNHRFLSAVSLAATMAFLVSCNASKGVSESSKVPAATTTHVAAPADSVPAWAPKKFAFNPSRTLENDLLHTTLRVSFDWQKQYLNGTAEITAKPWFYPQNTLVLDAKGFDIHAVSLLKGTDGMPLKYDYNGQQLTIHLDKTYTRNDKYVVEISYTAKPNELPAGGSTAITENKGLYFINPLKQDPDKPQQIWTQGETEANSAWFPTTDSPNERMTQDVYITVDPKFTTLSNGAFVYSRKNADGTKTDYWKQELPAAPYLTMLAIGEFAVVKDKWRDKEVNYYVEPAYKGTAKKIFGHTSEMMEFFSTKLGVAYPWAKYAQVVVRDFVSGAMENTSATVLMEDLQLNERELLDKNWDGIIAHELFHQWFGDYVTTESWANLPLNESFANYSEYLWAEHKFGPDEAAYLQRDELDQYLDEAQTKREPLIRYYYKDREDMFDSHSYAKGGRVLHMLRKLVGDDAWWASLNLYLTRNKFTAVEIAELRMAFEDVTGRDLMWFFDQWFAKPGHPELKVTHTYQNGQLALHVVQQQDTTYMPVYRLPLQVAVWANGKRTDYPIVIEKADQTFTFQVPAQPQLVLFDAENQLLGTVTDDKSQQELLFQFNNTKGYATKIEAMEKLQDKLPDPEVVEMLQTALKSDYWRLRSAAINILSNLKANEATVVEGEIQRMAQQDKQGAVRADAILALAGWGGAKYKNLYEQALKDSSYQVAASAILAYAGTGAPDAKARLAQFDQEKSDDIILSLAAYYAVQGGPEKYDWFMKQLRQTKSGTLYFVLQSFGAYLAGNNNANRPEAIALLADIAQNNNIYQVRGSAYQALMVLSEQPQIQELLKKIRENEKDERLLEMYK
- a CDS encoding acetyl-CoA carboxylase biotin carboxyl carrier protein subunit, which codes for MLQVTTPNGKAWQVELQKDAILLDGTPFNWDISPIGPRTFHILKDNKSYTAEVVQADYQAKTFTFKINGTTHTIRVKDRFDLLLDQLGMSDANIQKVNDVKAPMPGLILEIKVKPGQEVKKGDPIMILEAMKMENILKSPGDGVVKEIKVQVRQNVEKNQVLILF
- the pyrH gene encoding UMP kinase; this translates as MKYKRILLKLSGEALMGDQQYGIDSNRLLKYAEEIKEIAQMGVQVAVVIGGGNIFRGVQAEQVGLDRVQGDYMGMLATVINSMALQSAMEKLGVYTRLLSGLNIQQVCEPYIRRRAVRHLEKNRVVIFGAGIGSPYFTTDSAASLRAIEIEADVVLKGTRVDGIYSADPEKNPDAEFYSNISFKDVFEKGLNVMDMTAFTLCKENNLPIVVFNMNKPGNLKRLVEGESIGTLVSMDDIAEAMEETMTKLQQEEANQKSGNF
- the frr gene encoding ribosome recycling factor, which codes for MTEEIQFYLSEAEESMQKAVQHTGSELIKIRAGKASPAMVEDLRVDYYGTPTPISQVANVMTPDARTLLIKPWEKNMLGEINKAIKNSDLNLNPQQEADAIRLNIPALTEERRRDLVKQVKNETEAGKISIRNIRKDVNDSLRKLQKEGTAEDAVRDAEAKVQKMTDSYIVKIDELLSKKEAEIMTV
- a CDS encoding 3-keto-disaccharide hydrolase; its protein translation is MKNRSFMVKGLAACASVLICLFCLSSFNREEVWTPLLDKNLSNWEMYLSYRHQDGYKGEMPKGKDGKALAPIGYNKNENNVFSMVEENGEPVLKISGEIYGCLFTKQDFENYHLKLKVKWGNKKWVPRTAKLKDSGIVYHSQGKSGVDYWRSWMLGQEFQIMEGHMGDYWPIASSAIDVRAYIPEGDMNTVASPKQPFLPLGAGSDIGNFCLRSEDHESPPGEWTEIELICYKGKSLHLVNGHVVMVLQNSRYMQNGKPVPLTKGRLQLQSEAAEVYYKDIKIRPLAAMPEKYASLF
- a CDS encoding glycoside hydrolase family 26 protein, whose protein sequence is MLCCLLLAGCAPSKPIDAGATAETTALYQNLGKLAKHHTLFGHQHATEYGHGWAGDKDRSDVKSVTGSHPAVIGVDFSGFSGRPAEEVRLNKERVRQTVIATYNRGGVTTAAWHFPNPVSGGSFYWVDTVSLPAVSYIIPGGEAHEAYKQILNGIGEWAHTLKGANGTLAPVIFRPFHEFDGGWFWWGKPHASREEFIALWRFTVAYLRDSLDVHNFIYAYSPDNRFRTEAKYLERYPGDEWVDMVGMDNYGDMGRDRYATDTAAMKLKILSDYARKAGKLAAFTETGLESIPDTTWWTKTLLQTMKREDLHLSYVLVWRNDTRSPTHFYAPFPGQVSVPDFMRFYQDPYTLFEKDLQQIYKKKKFLGIF
- the nadD gene encoding nicotinate (nicotinamide) nucleotide adenylyltransferase, which produces MKVGLLFGSFNPIHTGHLILANYMATNTDLDTVWLVVSPQNPFKPSNTLLHEFDRLQMVTLAIADNPNLNVSNIEFSMPRPSYTIDTLTYLQDKYPSYEFVLLMGEDNLPLFPKWKNADRILEYHRVYIYPRSGSVTVALPEMPNVTFVKAPILDISATFIRNCIREEKDIKYLVPDEVADYIKVHKLYR
- the gmk gene encoding guanylate kinase, with protein sequence MQGKIIIFSAPSGAGKTTIVKHLLNVMPHLSFSISACTRDKRGRTEENGKDYYFITPEDFKQKIANDEFVEWEEVYEGAFYGTLKSEIERIWKSGKHVILDVDVKGGLSIKHFYKERALAVFVKPPSIEELAKRLTARNTDSASSISSRVFKANFELGFEDQFDKVIVNDNLERACAEAEKLVHEFLASEPAIV
- a CDS encoding anti-sigma factor family protein, with the translated sequence MESKFTEAYEQSASESGHETNCEKIIKLLDAVVDGEASAEEQIFFNGHIEECVPCFESHQKQKLLKGLVSGHLKRRIVPDRLAFSIKAKIQETTV
- a CDS encoding sigma-70 family RNA polymerase sigma factor; translation: MSDQTGKQMSKEEKDARFEAELLPVLDPLYNFAYRLTLDEDDANDLVQETYLKAYRFFDYFEQGTNAKAWLFRILKNSFINEFRKKSKQPAKVDYSEVEGYYNSEDVEGESGVATTTDMRTESVQDLIGDEVASALNALPVDFRTVIILCDLEGFTYEEMAKILDIPIGTVRSRLHRARNSLKEKLEKYARSMGYND
- a CDS encoding glycosyltransferase family 2 protein; protein product: MPGVSAIIICKNEEKNIAAAIESLLWADQVLVIDSFSTDATLEIAARYPVKIQQHAFENYSRQRNWALAQATHNWVLMLDADERIPAGLQQELQQLLTGSPTHAAYRIFRKNFFMGQRVRFSGWRNDAVVRLFDRSRCQYSDKHVHEELQVPGSTGTLQHKMLHYTYKDLPHYLDKWNEYSWLAAKDRARKTKQVTLFHLAIKPLGRFLRQYILKLGVLDGKVGFTIACLAAGSVFMRYLKIWRMQEEKFILA